In Bacillus sp. SM2101, a single window of DNA contains:
- the perR gene encoding peroxide-responsive transcriptional repressor PerR, with product MSHHDQLKEALEALKQTGVRITPQRHAVLEYLIHNVSHPTADDIYKALEGKFPNMSVATVYNNLRVFREVGLVKELTYGDASSRFDYVTTDHYHVICEECGKIVDFHYPGLDEVEALAEHVTGFKVSHHRMEVYGVCEDCQQNKKH from the coding sequence GTGTCCCATCATGACCAATTGAAAGAAGCTCTTGAGGCGTTAAAGCAAACAGGGGTTAGAATTACCCCACAACGTCATGCGGTTCTTGAGTATCTTATTCATAATGTGTCACACCCAACTGCTGACGATATTTATAAAGCGCTTGAAGGTAAATTTCCTAATATGAGTGTAGCAACAGTATATAATAACTTGAGGGTGTTCCGTGAAGTAGGTTTAGTTAAAGAGCTAACTTATGGAGATGCATCCAGCCGCTTTGATTATGTTACAACAGATCATTACCATGTGATATGCGAAGAATGTGGTAAAATTGTTGATTTCCATTATCCTGGATTGGATGAGGTAGAAGCCTTAGCGGAACATGTGACAGGATTTAAAGTAAGCCATCACCGTATGGAAGTTTACGGAGTATGTGAAGATTGTCAACAAAATAAAAAGCATTAA